In the Agrococcus beijingensis genome, GGGTCATCCCGATCGACTCGATCTACTCGCCCGTGCTCAAGGTCACCTACCGCGTCGAGGCGACGCGTGCCGGTGAGCGCACCGACTTCGACTCGCTCGTCGTCGACGTGGAGTCGAAGCCGGCGATCACGCCGCGCGACGCGATCGCGTCGGCCGGCCGCACGCTGGTCGAGCTGTTCGGCCTGACGCGCGACCTGAACGCCGAGGCCGAGGGCATCGAGATCGGCCAGGCTCCCGCCGAGGCCATCGGCTCGGGCGAGCTCGCCACGCCGATCGAGGAGCTCGACCTGTCGGTCCGCTCGTACAACTGCCTCAAGCGCGAGGGCATCAACACGGTGTCCGAGCTCGTGGCGCTCAGCGAGACGCAGCTGATGAACATCCGCAACTTCGGCCAGAAGTCGGTCGACGAGGTGAAGGACAAGCTCGTCGAGCTCGGCCTCTCGCTCAAGGACGCGGTGCCCGGCTTCGACGGTGCGCACTTCTACAACGGTTACGACGAGGACGCTCGCTGAACGCGGGCCGACTGAAGATCTAGAGGGATACGAATCATGCCCCAGCCCACCAAGGGTCCCCGCCTCGGAGGCGGTCCTGCGCACGAGCGCCTGCTGCTCGCGAACCTCGCGGCCGCGCTGTTCACGCACAAGTCGATCAAGACGACCGAGACGAAGGCCAAGCGCCTCCGTCCGATCGCCGAGCGCCTCATCACGTTCGCGAAGCGCGGCGACCTGCACGCGCGCCGTCGCGTGCTCGCCGTGATCGGTGACAAGGGCGTCGTGCACGAGCTCTTCACCGAGATCGCTCCGCTGGTCGCCGAGCGCGAGGGCGGCTACACCCGCATCACGAAGCTCGGCTACCGCAAGGGCGACAACGCGCCCATGGCGCAGATCGAGCTCGTGCTCGAGCCCGTGCAGAAGAAGCCGTCGAAGTCGAAGGCCGCCGCTGCCGCATCGTCGGCTGCCGCCGACCAGGAGGCCGCTGAGGCGAAGGCCGAGGAGGCCAAGGCTGACGAGGCCGAGGCAGCCGAGACGCAGGTCGAGTCGACCGAGGCCGAGCAGGCCGAGGTCGCCGCTGACGAGGCGTCGGCCGAGGCCGCGAACGCCGAGGCCGTCGAGGCACAGGACGTGGCGCAGGACGCCGCGACCGGCGCCGCCTCGAAGGAGAACACGCAGCGCGACGGCAAGTAGTCGAGCAGGCGAGAAGAGGGGCACCGCAGCGCGCGGTGCCCCTCTTCTGCATGGGTGCCGCGCTGCGGCGACGTCGCGCCTACTCGTGCGCCGCGCTGTCGTCGCGCGGCGCCACGGCAGGATCCGGCTCGCCCCGCTCGGGCAGCGCCGGGTCGGCCTGTGCCAGCTCCGCGCGCCGCTGCTCGGCATCCGCGGCATCCGCAGTCGCAGGGCCCGCCTGCTCGCGCTGCGCCCTGGCGATCTCGGTCGCCGCGAGCACGAGCCCCAGGTGCGAGAAGGCCTGCGGGAAGTTGCCCCAGTGGTGCCCGGTGGCGGGGTCGACCTCCTCGGCGAGCAGCCCGAGGTCGTTCCGCAGCGCGACGAGGCGATCCATCAGCGCCGTCGCGTCCTCGACGCGGCCTGACTGCGCGTAGGCGATCACGAGCCAGAACCCGCACAGCACGAACGGATGCTCGTCGCCCGAGAGGCCGTCGAGGCCCGTCGTGCGGTACCGCAGCGGGATGCCGTCGACGAGCAGCTCCTGCTCGATGCGCGCGATCGTGCCGAGGAAGCGCGGATCGGTCGCGTCGATGATGCCGATCG is a window encoding:
- the rplQ gene encoding 50S ribosomal protein L17; amino-acid sequence: MPQPTKGPRLGGGPAHERLLLANLAAALFTHKSIKTTETKAKRLRPIAERLITFAKRGDLHARRRVLAVIGDKGVVHELFTEIAPLVAEREGGYTRITKLGYRKGDNAPMAQIELVLEPVQKKPSKSKAAAAASSAAADQEAAEAKAEEAKADEAEAAETQVESTEAEQAEVAADEASAEAANAEAVEAQDVAQDAATGAASKENTQRDGK
- a CDS encoding DNA-directed RNA polymerase subunit alpha; the protein is MLIAQRPTVTEETIAEHRSRFTIEPLEPGFGYTLGNSLRRTLLSSIPGAAVTSIRLDGVLHEFSTISGVKEDVTEMILNIKRLVVSSEHDEPVVAYLSRQGAGTVTAADITAPAGVEIHNPELVLATLNDSAKLQLELTIERGRGYVSAAQNRDEFAEAGVIPIDSIYSPVLKVTYRVEATRAGERTDFDSLVVDVESKPAITPRDAIASAGRTLVELFGLTRDLNAEAEGIEIGQAPAEAIGSGELATPIEELDLSVRSYNCLKREGINTVSELVALSETQLMNIRNFGQKSVDEVKDKLVELGLSLKDAVPGFDGAHFYNGYDEDAR